In Lotus japonicus ecotype B-129 chromosome 5, LjGifu_v1.2, one genomic interval encodes:
- the LOC130721303 gene encoding early nodulin-like protein 14 has translation MSFPIFFFFLLLSLFKLSHSTTIVVDGFSEWKNPTVHIGDSIIFKHKQNHSLYIFKNQNAFNICNLTQATLLTNPTTTSYTWHPSRTGFFYFTFNNGSLKTCQNSQKLAIKVSSAAAAPPQGSEVTPEPSPVVTTPAPSSGGDVPSSPSFPWPFRPHQAAASPGPAPAASSPAETVPLVPGKGGSTSTSMPFINSNPAVPLPTGEVDSATIRPLPTSGHQGQVMIGSFGFHIAVSTMALLLL, from the exons ATGTCCTtccccatcttcttcttctttcttctactTTCACTGTTCAAGCTCTCACATTCCACCACAATTGTAGTAGATGGATTTTCTGAGTGGAAGAACCCAACCGTTCACATTGGTGATTCTATCA TTTTCAAGCACAAGCAAAATCACAGCCTCTACATTTTCAAGAACCAGAATGCCTTCAATATTTGCAATCTCACCCAAGCCACTCTTCTCACCAATCCCACCACTACCTCCTACACG TGGCATCCATCTCGCACTGGTTTCTTCTACTTCACCTTCAACAATGGCTCGCTCAAAACATGCCAAAATTCTCAGAAGCTAGCTATAAAGGTTtcttcagcagcagcagcaccACCACAAGGTTCAGAAGTGACTCCAGAACCTTCTCCAGTGGTAACTACTCCAGCTCCTTCTTCAGGTGGAGATGTGCCATCTTCTCCTTCATTTCCATGGCCTTTCCGTCCTCACCAAGCAGCAGCTTCACCTGGTCCAGCACCAGCAGCAAGTTCACCGGCGGAGACAGTTCCACTGGTACCAGGTAAAGGGGGTAGCACTAGCACTAGCATGCCCTTCATTAACAGCAACCCTGCAGTTCCTCTGCCTACTGGTGAAGTTGATTCTGCTACCATACGCCCCCTCCCAACCTCTGGCCATCAAGGACAG GTGATGATTGGGTCATTTGGATTTCATATTGCTGTGTCCACCATGGCTTTACTGCTGCTgtaa